The proteins below come from a single Streptomyces tubercidicus genomic window:
- a CDS encoding tetratricopeptide repeat protein — translation MGLMGDKARLLETDRFVHAPDDGRESELQMDAMEAAEAAEASDAVTESGHRRAAEAGDTAAMSALGAMLLRRGDLDGAEAYLRSAAAAGDRAAANNLGVLLHQRGYGDEAAGWWRIAAVAGSAAAAHALGRHYRERGDEPAAEYWLRQSAESGHCLGAYALADLLEHRGDIGAERWFRTAAERGHREAAYRLARLIEDGRDADHRAVPAYGELNQQEEAEQWYRQAAARGHRRAALQLGALLEERGDVQEAGRWYLSAAKDGEPRAACALGFLLRDAGDEESAAEWWRRAAQDGDGNAANALGALHADRGELQTAERWYRAALDAGDVNGAYNIGLLCAAQGREGRGEQWYRRAAYAGHREAANALAILLLQRGDASGAEPWFSKAAEAGSVDAAFNLGILFAGRGAERMARTWYERAAAAGHTEAALQVAIVQLRDGELRDAERNLRCAAGGGSAEAAFRLADLLDRQASAAGEGLADGERTADDESVQWYERAARQGHRRAQVRVGMFAAARGETVEAAEWYRAAAEAGSRNGAFNLGLLLAREGSLPEATLWWQRAAEAGHGRAALRLALLAARRGALTEAQIWCAHAVDMGPPEVAERAARLRTALQEELSA, via the coding sequence ATGGGTCTTATGGGGGACAAGGCAAGGTTGTTGGAGACGGACCGGTTTGTGCATGCGCCCGACGACGGGCGCGAATCCGAGCTGCAGATGGACGCGATGGAGGCGGCCGAGGCCGCCGAGGCGTCCGACGCCGTGACCGAGTCCGGCCACCGCCGGGCCGCCGAGGCGGGCGACACCGCCGCGATGAGCGCGCTCGGCGCCATGCTGCTGCGCCGCGGCGACCTCGACGGCGCCGAGGCGTATCTGCGGTCCGCGGCCGCCGCCGGTGACCGCGCCGCGGCCAACAACCTGGGCGTTCTGCTGCACCAGCGGGGCTACGGGGACGAGGCGGCCGGCTGGTGGCGGATCGCCGCCGTGGCCGGTTCCGCCGCCGCCGCGCACGCCCTCGGGCGCCACTACCGCGAGCGCGGCGACGAGCCGGCCGCCGAGTACTGGCTGCGCCAGTCCGCCGAGTCCGGCCACTGCCTGGGCGCCTACGCCCTCGCCGACCTCCTGGAGCACCGCGGGGACATCGGCGCCGAGCGCTGGTTCCGTACGGCCGCCGAGCGGGGCCACCGCGAGGCCGCGTACCGCCTGGCCCGGCTCATCGAGGACGGGCGCGACGCGGACCACCGCGCGGTCCCGGCCTACGGGGAGCTGAACCAGCAGGAGGAGGCCGAGCAGTGGTACCGGCAGGCCGCCGCGCGGGGCCACCGCCGGGCCGCGCTGCAGCTGGGCGCGCTGCTGGAGGAGCGCGGTGACGTCCAGGAGGCGGGCCGCTGGTACCTCTCCGCCGCCAAGGACGGGGAGCCGCGCGCCGCCTGTGCGCTGGGCTTCCTGCTGCGTGACGCGGGGGACGAGGAGAGCGCGGCGGAATGGTGGCGGCGCGCCGCCCAGGACGGCGATGGCAACGCTGCCAATGCGCTCGGTGCGCTGCACGCCGACCGCGGTGAGCTGCAGACCGCCGAGCGCTGGTACCGCGCCGCACTGGACGCCGGGGATGTCAACGGCGCCTACAACATCGGGCTGCTGTGCGCCGCGCAGGGCCGGGAGGGGCGCGGCGAGCAGTGGTACCGCCGGGCCGCCTACGCCGGGCACCGGGAGGCCGCCAACGCGCTGGCCATCCTGCTGCTGCAGCGCGGCGACGCCTCGGGGGCCGAGCCGTGGTTCTCCAAGGCGGCCGAGGCGGGCAGTGTGGACGCCGCGTTCAACCTCGGCATTCTCTTCGCCGGGAGGGGCGCGGAGCGGATGGCGCGCACCTGGTACGAGCGGGCGGCCGCGGCCGGGCACACCGAGGCGGCGCTGCAGGTCGCCATCGTGCAGCTGCGGGACGGTGAGCTGCGGGACGCGGAGCGGAATCTGCGCTGTGCGGCCGGTGGCGGCAGCGCCGAGGCGGCCTTCCGGCTCGCCGACCTCCTTGACCGCCAGGCCTCGGCGGCAGGGGAGGGGCTGGCGGACGGTGAGCGCACGGCGGACGACGAGAGCGTGCAGTGGTACGAGCGAGCCGCGCGCCAGGGTCATCGCCGCGCCCAGGTCCGGGTTGGCATGTTCGCGGCGGCCCGCGGGGAGACCGTCGAGGCCGCCGAGTGGTACCGCGCGGCGGCCGAGGCGGGCAGCCGTAACGGCGCCTTCAACCTCGGGCTGCTGCTGGCCCGTGAGGGCAGCCTCCCGGAGGCCACCCTGTGGTGGCAGCGCGCCGCCGAGGCCGGGCACGGCCGGGCGGCCCTCCGGCTGGCGCTGCTCGCCGCCCGGCGCGGTGCGCTCACGGAGGCGCAGATCTGGTGTGCGCACGCCGTGGACATGGGGCCGCCGGAGGTGGCGGAGCGTGCGGCCCGGCTGCGTACGGCGCTCCAGGAGGAGCTCAGCGCGTAG